A window from Festucalex cinctus isolate MCC-2025b chromosome 12, RoL_Fcin_1.0, whole genome shotgun sequence encodes these proteins:
- the grhl1 gene encoding grainyhead-like protein 1 homolog isoform X3, whose protein sequence is MMSINGDEDSAAALGLLYDYYKVPREKRTITQGKPDALVSDVDPNKRHQLQATHAVPPLPETSMENRIQVLKGPFNILQLAQDKRTQFPSPDTTVTVSIAALQNYPHVKTEVPIHGLTVPSSCAETDSHVGVFDRPQLAHNSVQFSPSTQSRTPPDSTFSEGFKDGSQEVFSFPGELQLRMGSMTPEDYAQFDTVPGNNFEYTLEASKSLRQKTGDGTMTYLNKGQFYPITLREIDNKGLQQPITKVRSVVMVVFGEEKCREDQLKHWKYWHSRQHTAKQRCLDIADYKESFNTIGNIEEISYNAISFTWDTNEEAKIFISVNCLSTDFSSQKGVKGLPLNLQIDTYSYNNRSNKPIHRAYCQIKVFCDKGAERKIRDEERKQSRRKGKVADLNPGLSFVDVKVPILQKRNDVTIFKMMNDLETQPVLFIPDIHFSTFQRHPFAAEDGEDSSGMKRLPFSEDEFGSPPNKMARPEEPKKVLLYIRKETEEVFDAVMLKNPTLKGLVDAISEKYDLPLDKVGKVYKKCKKGILVHMDDNIIKHYSNEDTFQISMEELGGIYKLTLTEI, encoded by the exons ATGATGAGCATCAACGGGGACGAGGACAGCGCCGCCGCTCTGGGTCTGCTCTACGACTACTATAAG GTGCCCCGGGAAAAACGAACAATAACCCAGGGCAAGCCAGATGCGTTGGTCTCTGATGTGGATCCCAACAAAAG GCACCAGCTTCAGGCAACACATGCCGTCCCTCCTCTTCCAGAGACCAGCATGGAGAACAGGATCCAAGTCCTCAAGGGGCCCTTCAACATTCTCCAGCTGGCCCAGGACAAGAGGACCCAGTTCCCATCACCAG ACACGACCGTCACCGTGTCCATCGCCGCCCTGCAGAACTACCCGCACGTCAAGACCGAAGTCCCCATTCACGGTTTGACCGTGCCCAGCAGCTGCGCCGAAACCGACAGCCACGTTGGGGTCTTCGACCGCCCGCAGCTGGCCCACAATTCGGTGCAGTTCAGCCCCAGCACGCAGTCCCGCACGCCCCCGGACTCCACCTTCTCGGAGGGTTTCAAGGACGGCTCCCAGGAG GTGTTTTCATTCCCGGGTGAACTGCAGTTACGAATGGGCTCCATGACGCCTGAGGACTACGCTCAGTTTGACACGGTGCCGGG AAATAATTTTGAGTACACCCTTGAAGCATCCAAGTCTCTGCGTCAGAAGACGGGCGACGGGACCATGACGTATCTGAACAAGGGCCAGTTTTACCCCATCACCCTGCGCGAGATCGACAATAAAGGCCTACAGCAACCGATCACCAAAGTCAGG AGTGTGGTGATGGTTGTTTTCGGGGAGGAGAAGTGCAGAGAAGACCAGCTGAAACACTGGAAGTACTGGCACTCAAGACAACACACTGCCAAGCAGAGGTGTCTCGACATCg CTGACTACAAAGAGAGCTTCAACACTATTGGCAACATCGAGGAGATTTCCTACAACGCCATCTCCTTCACCTGGGACACAAATGAAGAGGCCAAA ATCTTCATCTCGGTCAACTGCCTGAGCACGGACTTCTCCTCTCAGAAGGGCGTGAAGGGCCTGCCGCTCAACCTGCAGATCGACACGTACAGCTACAACAACCGCAGCAACAAGCCCATCCACCGAGCCTACTGCCAGATCAAGGTCTTCTGCGACAAGGGGGCTGAGAGGAAGATCCGAGACGAGGAGCGCAAGCAGTCCCGCAGGAAAGGCAAGGTGGCCGACCTCAACCCGGGCCTGTCCT tcgtGGATGTCAAAGTGCCCATCCTGCAGAAACGCAACGATGTGACCATCTTCAAGATGATGAATGATCTTGAGACCCAGCCTGTGCTCTTTATACCTGACATTCACTTCTCTACTTTCCAGCGTCAT CCTTTCGCAGCGGAAGATGGAGAAGACAG CTCCGGCATGAAGAGGTTGCCCTTCAGCGAAGATGAGTTCGGGTCGCCGCCCAATAAGATGGCCAGGCCAGAGGAACCCAAGAAAG TTCTGTTGTACATACGTAAAGAGACGGAGGAAGTATTCGACGCGGTCATGTTGAAGAACCCCACACTGAAAGGCCTGGTGGACGCT atTTCAGAGAAGTACGACTTGCCGTTGGACAAGGTCGGAAAAGTCTATAAGAAGTGCAAGAAAGG GATTTTGGTGCACATGGATGACAACATCATCAAGCACTACTCCAATGAAGACACCTTCCAGATCTCCATGGAGGAGCTGGGCGGGATATACAAGCTCACCCtcactgaaatctga
- the grhl1 gene encoding grainyhead-like protein 1 homolog isoform X1 gives MSQEHDNKRAVLVLQNDLNYGGQRRSFTTEDEAWKSFLENPLTAATKAMMSINGDEDSAAALGLLYDYYKVPREKRTITQGKPDALVSDVDPNKRHQLQATHAVPPLPETSMENRIQVLKGPFNILQLAQDKRTQFPSPDTTVTVSIAALQNYPHVKTEVPIHGLTVPSSCAETDSHVGVFDRPQLAHNSVQFSPSTQSRTPPDSTFSEGFKDGSQEVFSFPGELQLRMGSMTPEDYAQFDTVPGNNFEYTLEASKSLRQKTGDGTMTYLNKGQFYPITLREIDNKGLQQPITKVRSVVMVVFGEEKCREDQLKHWKYWHSRQHTAKQRCLDIADYKESFNTIGNIEEISYNAISFTWDTNEEAKIFISVNCLSTDFSSQKGVKGLPLNLQIDTYSYNNRSNKPIHRAYCQIKVFCDKGAERKIRDEERKQSRRKGKVADLNPGLSFVDVKVPILQKRNDVTIFKMMNDLETQPVLFIPDIHFSTFQRHPFAAEDGEDSSGMKRLPFSEDEFGSPPNKMARPEEPKKVLLYIRKETEEVFDAVMLKNPTLKGLVDAISEKYDLPLDKVGKVYKKCKKGILVHMDDNIIKHYSNEDTFQISMEELGGIYKLTLTEI, from the exons ATGTCACAGGAGCATGACAA CAAGCGTGCCGTCCTGGTCCTGCAGAACGACCTCAACTATGGCGGCCAGCGTCGCTCGTTCACCACGGAGGACGAAGCCTGGAAGTCATTCCTGGAGAATCCCCTGACGGCGGCCACCAAGGCCATGATGAGCATCAACGGGGACGAGGACAGCGCCGCCGCTCTGGGTCTGCTCTACGACTACTATAAG GTGCCCCGGGAAAAACGAACAATAACCCAGGGCAAGCCAGATGCGTTGGTCTCTGATGTGGATCCCAACAAAAG GCACCAGCTTCAGGCAACACATGCCGTCCCTCCTCTTCCAGAGACCAGCATGGAGAACAGGATCCAAGTCCTCAAGGGGCCCTTCAACATTCTCCAGCTGGCCCAGGACAAGAGGACCCAGTTCCCATCACCAG ACACGACCGTCACCGTGTCCATCGCCGCCCTGCAGAACTACCCGCACGTCAAGACCGAAGTCCCCATTCACGGTTTGACCGTGCCCAGCAGCTGCGCCGAAACCGACAGCCACGTTGGGGTCTTCGACCGCCCGCAGCTGGCCCACAATTCGGTGCAGTTCAGCCCCAGCACGCAGTCCCGCACGCCCCCGGACTCCACCTTCTCGGAGGGTTTCAAGGACGGCTCCCAGGAG GTGTTTTCATTCCCGGGTGAACTGCAGTTACGAATGGGCTCCATGACGCCTGAGGACTACGCTCAGTTTGACACGGTGCCGGG AAATAATTTTGAGTACACCCTTGAAGCATCCAAGTCTCTGCGTCAGAAGACGGGCGACGGGACCATGACGTATCTGAACAAGGGCCAGTTTTACCCCATCACCCTGCGCGAGATCGACAATAAAGGCCTACAGCAACCGATCACCAAAGTCAGG AGTGTGGTGATGGTTGTTTTCGGGGAGGAGAAGTGCAGAGAAGACCAGCTGAAACACTGGAAGTACTGGCACTCAAGACAACACACTGCCAAGCAGAGGTGTCTCGACATCg CTGACTACAAAGAGAGCTTCAACACTATTGGCAACATCGAGGAGATTTCCTACAACGCCATCTCCTTCACCTGGGACACAAATGAAGAGGCCAAA ATCTTCATCTCGGTCAACTGCCTGAGCACGGACTTCTCCTCTCAGAAGGGCGTGAAGGGCCTGCCGCTCAACCTGCAGATCGACACGTACAGCTACAACAACCGCAGCAACAAGCCCATCCACCGAGCCTACTGCCAGATCAAGGTCTTCTGCGACAAGGGGGCTGAGAGGAAGATCCGAGACGAGGAGCGCAAGCAGTCCCGCAGGAAAGGCAAGGTGGCCGACCTCAACCCGGGCCTGTCCT tcgtGGATGTCAAAGTGCCCATCCTGCAGAAACGCAACGATGTGACCATCTTCAAGATGATGAATGATCTTGAGACCCAGCCTGTGCTCTTTATACCTGACATTCACTTCTCTACTTTCCAGCGTCAT CCTTTCGCAGCGGAAGATGGAGAAGACAG CTCCGGCATGAAGAGGTTGCCCTTCAGCGAAGATGAGTTCGGGTCGCCGCCCAATAAGATGGCCAGGCCAGAGGAACCCAAGAAAG TTCTGTTGTACATACGTAAAGAGACGGAGGAAGTATTCGACGCGGTCATGTTGAAGAACCCCACACTGAAAGGCCTGGTGGACGCT atTTCAGAGAAGTACGACTTGCCGTTGGACAAGGTCGGAAAAGTCTATAAGAAGTGCAAGAAAGG GATTTTGGTGCACATGGATGACAACATCATCAAGCACTACTCCAATGAAGACACCTTCCAGATCTCCATGGAGGAGCTGGGCGGGATATACAAGCTCACCCtcactgaaatctga
- the grhl1 gene encoding grainyhead-like protein 1 homolog isoform X2, with the protein MSQEHDNKRAVLVLQNDLNYGGQRRSFTTEDEAWKSFLENPLTAATKAMMSINGDEDSAAALGLLYDYYKVPREKRTITQGKPDALVSDVDPNKRHQLQATHAVPPLPETSMENRIQVLKGPFNILQLAQDKRTQFPSPDTTVTVSIAALQNYPHVKTEVPIHGLTVPSSCAETDSHVGVFDRPQLAHNSVQFSPSTQSRTPPDSTFSEGFKDGSQEVFSFPGELQLRMGSMTPEDYAQFDTVPGNNFEYTLEASKSLRQKTGDGTMTYLNKGQFYPITLREIDNKGLQQPITKVRSVVMVVFGEEKCREDQLKHWKYWHSRQHTAKQRCLDIADYKESFNTIGNIEEISYNAISFTWDTNEEAKIFISVNCLSTDFSSQKGVKGLPLNLQIDTYSYNNRSNKPIHRAYCQIKVFCDKGAERKIRDEERKQSRRKVVDVKVPILQKRNDVTIFKMMNDLETQPVLFIPDIHFSTFQRHPFAAEDGEDSSGMKRLPFSEDEFGSPPNKMARPEEPKKVLLYIRKETEEVFDAVMLKNPTLKGLVDAISEKYDLPLDKVGKVYKKCKKGILVHMDDNIIKHYSNEDTFQISMEELGGIYKLTLTEI; encoded by the exons ATGTCACAGGAGCATGACAA CAAGCGTGCCGTCCTGGTCCTGCAGAACGACCTCAACTATGGCGGCCAGCGTCGCTCGTTCACCACGGAGGACGAAGCCTGGAAGTCATTCCTGGAGAATCCCCTGACGGCGGCCACCAAGGCCATGATGAGCATCAACGGGGACGAGGACAGCGCCGCCGCTCTGGGTCTGCTCTACGACTACTATAAG GTGCCCCGGGAAAAACGAACAATAACCCAGGGCAAGCCAGATGCGTTGGTCTCTGATGTGGATCCCAACAAAAG GCACCAGCTTCAGGCAACACATGCCGTCCCTCCTCTTCCAGAGACCAGCATGGAGAACAGGATCCAAGTCCTCAAGGGGCCCTTCAACATTCTCCAGCTGGCCCAGGACAAGAGGACCCAGTTCCCATCACCAG ACACGACCGTCACCGTGTCCATCGCCGCCCTGCAGAACTACCCGCACGTCAAGACCGAAGTCCCCATTCACGGTTTGACCGTGCCCAGCAGCTGCGCCGAAACCGACAGCCACGTTGGGGTCTTCGACCGCCCGCAGCTGGCCCACAATTCGGTGCAGTTCAGCCCCAGCACGCAGTCCCGCACGCCCCCGGACTCCACCTTCTCGGAGGGTTTCAAGGACGGCTCCCAGGAG GTGTTTTCATTCCCGGGTGAACTGCAGTTACGAATGGGCTCCATGACGCCTGAGGACTACGCTCAGTTTGACACGGTGCCGGG AAATAATTTTGAGTACACCCTTGAAGCATCCAAGTCTCTGCGTCAGAAGACGGGCGACGGGACCATGACGTATCTGAACAAGGGCCAGTTTTACCCCATCACCCTGCGCGAGATCGACAATAAAGGCCTACAGCAACCGATCACCAAAGTCAGG AGTGTGGTGATGGTTGTTTTCGGGGAGGAGAAGTGCAGAGAAGACCAGCTGAAACACTGGAAGTACTGGCACTCAAGACAACACACTGCCAAGCAGAGGTGTCTCGACATCg CTGACTACAAAGAGAGCTTCAACACTATTGGCAACATCGAGGAGATTTCCTACAACGCCATCTCCTTCACCTGGGACACAAATGAAGAGGCCAAA ATCTTCATCTCGGTCAACTGCCTGAGCACGGACTTCTCCTCTCAGAAGGGCGTGAAGGGCCTGCCGCTCAACCTGCAGATCGACACGTACAGCTACAACAACCGCAGCAACAAGCCCATCCACCGAGCCTACTGCCAGATCAAGGTCTTCTGCGACAAGGGGGCTGAGAGGAAGATCCGAGACGAGGAGCGCAAGCAGTCCCGCAGGAAAG tcgtGGATGTCAAAGTGCCCATCCTGCAGAAACGCAACGATGTGACCATCTTCAAGATGATGAATGATCTTGAGACCCAGCCTGTGCTCTTTATACCTGACATTCACTTCTCTACTTTCCAGCGTCAT CCTTTCGCAGCGGAAGATGGAGAAGACAG CTCCGGCATGAAGAGGTTGCCCTTCAGCGAAGATGAGTTCGGGTCGCCGCCCAATAAGATGGCCAGGCCAGAGGAACCCAAGAAAG TTCTGTTGTACATACGTAAAGAGACGGAGGAAGTATTCGACGCGGTCATGTTGAAGAACCCCACACTGAAAGGCCTGGTGGACGCT atTTCAGAGAAGTACGACTTGCCGTTGGACAAGGTCGGAAAAGTCTATAAGAAGTGCAAGAAAGG GATTTTGGTGCACATGGATGACAACATCATCAAGCACTACTCCAATGAAGACACCTTCCAGATCTCCATGGAGGAGCTGGGCGGGATATACAAGCTCACCCtcactgaaatctga